The proteins below are encoded in one region of Hordeum vulgare subsp. vulgare chromosome 3H, MorexV3_pseudomolecules_assembly, whole genome shotgun sequence:
- the LOC123439301 gene encoding uncharacterized protein LOC123439301, with amino-acid sequence MSPLPPLSFHPSALVGAKAAGAASGFPEWAFLCEEPRFSERRNETTARCRTSEGQAVEVSFWLVDPPGVSYFTFNCPGLDPSVFHEKNPPSLVCAEAAFVLFTLSFGGSIHHFVYTAAPAGKQSLQLLPDLDPDSTLFRRSGFGLLPLADGRQHYAVVYIDRDCFARDFDWWFHAHVYSSETRAWSRHRLSLRHLSQSDKLMCCRHGLSRQVIVAGSLGWVDLMRGILLLCNLLDGNPVIKFIPFPESRVSFLDDDGHPEYAPQYFCNVACYNDVIKFIEVEFDDPAVRTSGQGWRATVWNRKISSDKWEICSRVDVADISVDQSFAAVLPGLWCDETQKLDLKKLILYIPLPSRRDDHLFYMMAKVNVDDDTAWAIAVDMERAAVEAIAPFSLGRYKYHLAMYCACDFPKYLNMTPGADNDNPADKCSKRMTAARLSAKQCVVQVLRTLDWLQELDQCLEIERSTDSTYRLLLQFSPVSSLRSSIRPMVKHASYNGQREAAWKAVDFCLRALGDFDLALHGSPSEPSASVEVMRSKISDVIQALDNIMQILPSTLIRKERMLGDASDQRRSKATSETCEKPIETKNTFRGWLQVIFKPIHQERYQHRRRWRKASREQRAVVDTNDTHDKWQQGKFKHGNSRREKAIGRG; translated from the exons ATGTCGCCGCTCCCCCCTCTTTCCTTCCACCCCTCCGCCCTGGTGGGCGCAAAAGCCGCCGGAGCCGCCTCCGGATTCCCCGAGTGGGCCTTCCTCTGCGAGGAGCCGCGTTTCTCGGAGCGCCGGAACGAGACCACCGCCAGGTGCCGCACCAGCGAGGGCCAAGCCGTGGAGGTGTCCTTCTGGCTCGTCGACCCGCCCGGCGTCTCCTACTTCACCTTCAACTGCCCCGGCCTCGACCCCTCCGTCTTCCACGAGAAGAATCCGCCCTCCCTCGTCTGCGCCGAGGCCGCCTTCGTCCTCTTCACCCTCTCCTTCGGCGGCTCCATCCACCACTTCGTCTACACAGCCGCCCCCGCGGGGAAGCAGTCGCTGCAACTGCTCCCGGACCTGGACCCCGACTCCACGCTCTTCAGAAGGTCGGGGTTCGGCCTCTTGCCCCTCGCCGACGGACGGCAGCACTACGCCGTGGTCTACATCGACCGCGACTGCTTCGCCAGAGATTTTGATTGGTGGTTTCATGCGCACGTCTACTCATCTGAAACGCGGGCGTGGAGTCGCCACAGGCTGTCGTTGCGGCACCTATCCCAGTCTGACAAGCTCATGTGTTGCCGTCATGGCTTGTCACGGCAGGTCATTGTTGCAGGCTCACTGGGCTGGGTTGATCTCATGAGGGGTATCCTCCTCCTTTGCAACCTGTTGGATGGGAATCCTGTCATCAAATTTATCCCCTTCCCCGAATCAAGGGTTAGCTTTCTCGACGACGATGGCCACCCAGAGTACGCCCCTCAGTATTTTTGCAATGTTGCATGCTACAACGATGTCATTAAATTCATCGAGGTAGAATTCGACGACCCTGCTGTCAGGACAAGCGGCCAAGGTTGGAGAGCCACCGTGTGGAATAGGAAAATCTCTTCGGACAAGTGGGAGATCTGCTCCAGAGTCGATGTTGCTGACATCTCAGTTGACCAAAGTTTTGCTGCTGTATTGCCTGGGCTGTGGTGTGATGAGACCCAAAAACTGGACTTGAAGAAACTGATCCTCTATATCCCGCTGCCGAGCAGGCGGGATGACCATCTTTTTTACATGATGGCTAAGGTGAATGTTGACGACGACACTGCCTGGGCCATCGCAGTTGACATGGAAAGGGCAGCTGTGGAAGCAATAGCCCCGTTCTCTCTTGGACGGTACAAGTACCACCTTGCAATGTACTGTGCATGCGACTTCCCCAAGTACCTCAACATGACCCCAG GGGCAGACAATGATAATCCAGCGGACAAGTGCTCTAAGCG GATGACTGCTGCCAGGTTGAGTGCAAAGCAGTGTGTGGTGCAAGTGCTGCGGACTCTAGACTGGCTTCAAGAACTTG ATCAATGCTTGGAAATTGAGAGGTCAACTGACAGCACCTACAGATTGTTACTTCAGTTTTCTCCAGTATCATCTCTGCGTTCCAGTATCAGACCA ATGGTAAAACATGCTTCCTATAATGGTCAACGTGAAGCTGCATGGAAGGCTGTGGATTTTTGCCTAAG AGCTTTGGGAGATTTCGACTTGGCTCTACATGGATCACCGAGTGAACCATCAGCGTCTGTTGAAGTCATGCGTAGCAAAATCAGTGATGTCATTCAAGCTTTGGACAA CATCATGCAAATTCTGCCATCAACACTGATACGAAAAGAAAGGATGCTTGGAGATGCCAGCGACCAAAGAAGATCAAAGGCAACATCTGAAACTTGTGAGAAGCCAATCGAGACAAAGAATACATTCCGTGGGTGGCTGCAAGTGATATTCAAGCCCATTCATCAGGAGAGGTATCAACATCGCAGGAGATGGAGGAAAGCTAGCCGTGAACAACGAGCTGTGGTCGATACGAATGATACACATGACAAGTGGCAGCAAGGGAAATTCAAGCATGGCAACTCTCGAAGGGAAAAGGcaattggtagaggctag